From Paenibacillus polymyxa, the proteins below share one genomic window:
- a CDS encoding VOC family protein, with translation MSVKGLAHVAIQARDHQATIAFYTEVLGFKRGHHWSLPSFRIQEVSMLISPDQRTCLEIFDNDAVIPAQGKKAASEEDIAHGALLHLAFYVDNVDEIYQKALVHGARTFVEPNQLTLGEPPLVVTNALVHSPNGEVIEFIEDVDFDMSQSSKK, from the coding sequence ATGAGTGTGAAGGGACTAGCTCATGTGGCCATCCAAGCCCGTGATCATCAAGCAACCATTGCATTTTATACCGAAGTACTGGGATTTAAAAGAGGACATCACTGGAGTCTTCCATCCTTTCGGATTCAAGAAGTTTCCATGCTGATTTCACCTGACCAAAGAACCTGTCTCGAAATCTTTGATAACGATGCCGTCATTCCTGCCCAAGGGAAAAAGGCTGCATCCGAGGAGGATATTGCTCATGGGGCTTTATTACACCTCGCATTTTACGTAGACAATGTGGATGAAATATACCAAAAAGCCCTTGTCCACGGAGCAAGAACCTTTGTCGAACCCAATCAGCTTACACTTGGCGAACCTCCTTTAGTAGTCACCAATGCATTAGTCCACAGCCCTAATGGTGAGGTTATCGAATTTATCGAGGATGTTGATTTTGACATGTCCCAATCGAGCAAGAAGTAG
- a CDS encoding Lrp/AsnC family transcriptional regulator, with amino-acid sequence MQHHIDEIDYKIMKLLQHDARITISQISKEISMSQPSVKERMTKLEERGIISGYNAVFNLRELDRGTTTFILIKTEHCQELIDFCKEAKEVTDLFRISGEFNYLIKVQSASVEEIAEFQDSLVKLGPSKSHICMKNILENRVLL; translated from the coding sequence ATGCAGCATCACATAGACGAGATAGACTACAAAATCATGAAATTGTTACAGCATGATGCGCGAATAACGATTTCCCAAATCAGCAAAGAAATTTCGATGTCACAACCGTCCGTTAAAGAAAGAATGACCAAGCTTGAAGAACGAGGGATTATTTCTGGATATAATGCTGTATTTAATTTACGGGAACTGGATCGGGGGACAACTACGTTTATTCTGATAAAGACAGAACATTGCCAAGAGCTGATTGATTTTTGTAAGGAGGCGAAGGAGGTTACCGATTTGTTTCGCATCAGCGGGGAATTTAATTATCTCATTAAGGTACAAAGCGCGTCTGTAGAGGAAATTGCAGAGTTTCAGGATTCACTAGTCAAGCTGGGGCCTTCCAAATCGCATATTTGTATGAAAAATATACTGGAAAACAGGGTTTTGTTGTAA
- a CDS encoding 1-phosphofructokinase family hexose kinase translates to MITTVTLNAAVDKIYTVAGFGLNAVHRIEGGLTVPGGKGVNAARVIRTLGQPVRATGFVAGHTGRLLIDGLSTEGVSADFIETAYGETRLAITVLDPATRTQTELIESGPTVGPLELAALRRKIATLAEDSAWVVLSGSLPPGCPPDLYAELCTLAKERGARVALDASGEALRLGLRGKPDLVKPNEDEAARFAGIDATRPDAAEAAALQLLEAGAQLAVISLGARGALAVTRDARYRVSLPDADIVSALGSGDAMVAGLVSGAVAGLELPAMLRQGAACGTAAALHAMAGKIELQDVERLKQGITVTLV, encoded by the coding sequence GTGATTACCACTGTAACGCTTAACGCAGCAGTGGATAAAATCTACACGGTTGCAGGCTTTGGACTGAATGCCGTCCACCGCATTGAAGGGGGCTTAACGGTACCAGGCGGCAAGGGCGTGAATGCAGCTCGTGTCATTCGCACGCTAGGTCAGCCTGTACGGGCGACCGGATTTGTAGCTGGACATACCGGACGGCTGCTCATCGACGGGTTGAGCACGGAGGGCGTAAGCGCCGATTTCATCGAAACGGCATACGGGGAAACCCGTCTCGCCATAACCGTGCTCGACCCGGCTACTCGCACGCAGACCGAGCTGATTGAGAGCGGCCCGACCGTTGGGCCGCTTGAACTAGCCGCGCTGCGGCGCAAAATCGCGACCCTTGCCGAGGATTCGGCTTGGGTCGTTCTCTCTGGCAGCCTGCCACCCGGCTGCCCGCCCGATCTGTACGCCGAGCTGTGCACGCTGGCAAAGGAACGCGGCGCGCGCGTGGCGCTGGACGCGAGCGGCGAGGCGCTGCGCTTGGGGCTGCGCGGGAAGCCCGACCTCGTGAAGCCTAACGAGGACGAGGCCGCCCGCTTCGCGGGGATCGACGCCACGCGCCCAGATGCCGCTGAAGCGGCGGCATTACAGCTGCTGGAAGCCGGAGCGCAGCTGGCCGTCATCTCTCTCGGCGCACGCGGGGCACTAGCGGTAACGCGCGATGCACGCTACCGCGTAAGCCTGCCGGACGCGGACATTGTCAGCGCGCTCGGCAGCGGTGACGCCATGGTCGCCGGGCTAGTTAGCGGCGCGGTGGCGGGGCTGGAGCTCCCTGCCATGCTACGGCAGGGAGCGGCCTGCGGCACGGCGGCTGCTCTGCACGCCATGGCCGGCAAGATCGAGCTTCAGGACGTGGAACGTCTGAAGCAAGGAATTACGGTGACGCTGGTGTAA
- a CDS encoding DMT family transporter encodes MAWIALVIAGCSEVLGVIGMKGVTVGKGWKALALMILSFILSFSLLSFAMKSLPMGTSYAVWTGIGTVGSTITGMFLYGEQKSVLRVLFIAMILAAALGLKLIS; translated from the coding sequence ATGGCTTGGATTGCATTGGTTATCGCGGGCTGCTCGGAAGTGCTTGGAGTCATCGGCATGAAGGGAGTTACGGTCGGTAAAGGGTGGAAGGCTTTAGCACTTATGATTTTATCCTTTATTCTTAGCTTCTCTCTGCTCAGCTTCGCCATGAAAAGTTTGCCGATGGGAACTTCTTATGCCGTATGGACAGGCATTGGAACCGTCGGCAGTACGATTACAGGCATGTTCTTGTATGGTGAGCAAAAAAGCGTACTGCGTGTTTTATTCATCGCCATGATTCTTGCCGCAGCATTGGGCTTAAAGCTGATTTCTTAA
- a CDS encoding DMT family transporter: protein MNRSWIYVFVGGLIEVVWVSGLKHADSVLTWAVTVLAVVASFYLIMKAAKRLPVGTVYAVFTGLGTGGTVVGEMLLFGEPFQWSKTLLIALLLAGVIGLKLVTDRDAQEGSGA from the coding sequence ATGAATCGCAGTTGGATTTACGTTTTTGTTGGAGGCCTGATTGAGGTCGTATGGGTATCAGGCTTGAAGCATGCAGATTCTGTACTCACCTGGGCTGTAACTGTGCTGGCTGTGGTGGCCAGCTTTTATTTAATCATGAAGGCTGCAAAGCGTCTGCCTGTAGGCACGGTGTATGCTGTATTTACCGGACTGGGGACAGGGGGAACCGTCGTAGGCGAAATGCTGCTTTTCGGGGAACCGTTTCAATGGTCCAAAACGCTGCTAATCGCCCTTTTGCTAGCAGGTGTGATCGGCTTGAAGTTAGTTACCGATCGTGATGCTCAGGAAGGGAGTGGTGCATAA
- a CDS encoding TetR/AcrR family transcriptional regulator, whose protein sequence is MGMEEIRKAALFQFAANGYEGASLSSIAAEVGIRKPSIYAHFQGKEDLFLQVARYAFQEQNLRIFEYFTERKEQSLEHTLHDFLFWMEQEYEGNNSAKFMLRFSFFPPVSLYNEVLNIVNPFLEQMERKLTRRLRNVRDRELFGHMEPADVALAYMTLVDGIMVELLYSGSTNYHRRLNAAWPIFWRGITLTSSHEG, encoded by the coding sequence ATGGGAATGGAAGAGATTCGAAAGGCCGCTCTTTTCCAATTTGCCGCCAATGGGTATGAGGGAGCATCCTTGAGCAGTATTGCCGCCGAGGTTGGAATCCGAAAACCGTCTATATATGCGCATTTTCAGGGCAAGGAGGATCTGTTTTTGCAGGTGGCACGTTATGCGTTTCAAGAGCAGAATTTACGTATTTTCGAATACTTTACGGAACGCAAAGAACAGTCGCTGGAACACACACTGCATGATTTCCTGTTCTGGATGGAACAGGAATATGAGGGCAACAACTCAGCCAAGTTTATGCTCCGCTTTTCCTTCTTTCCGCCTGTATCTTTATATAACGAGGTACTGAATATTGTGAATCCTTTTCTGGAACAAATGGAGCGAAAATTAACTCGTCGCCTCCGAAATGTACGGGATCGGGAACTCTTTGGGCATATGGAACCAGCAGATGTGGCTTTAGCCTACATGACACTGGTGGATGGAATCATGGTAGAGCTACTGTACAGTGGAAGCACCAACTACCACCGAAGGCTGAACGCTGCATGGCCTATTTTTTGGCGTGGGATTACGTTAACTTCATCTCATGAAGGGTGA
- the cls gene encoding cardiolipin synthase, producing the protein MRRSLLAVLIAAMVFIIYYFGLFNYIGKNEGTVISIFSTLTVISISLIIFTENRNPSTTMSWILLLALLPVVGLPLYFLFGQNVFKRRKYDKKALRDQQAYERIEKDALRVKRDLTCFTDEQQQLMRLARRLARSPIYFATETQILNNGDETFSTLLEELRKAQHHIHMEYYIFRSDDIGTSIQKILIEKAKAGVKVRFMYDAVGSIQLSKAFLKEMKDAGVEVVAYGGARILFFSSRVNYRNHRKIVVIDGNIGLIGGLNVGDEYLSRNKAYGFWRDTHMIVKGEAVRTLQLIFLQDWLHMTGESVLDSEYLSPDIEPITDGGVQIIASGPDNERRVLKNLFFSMITSARKSVWIATPYFIPDEDILTALRMAALSGLDVRILFPAKPDKWLPFLASHSYFQSLLEVGVKVYEYEKGFLHSKLLIIDGEVATIGTANMDMRSFHLNFEVNALLIQTHSVQQMVNDYERDLHNASLIVREEFMKKRLFKRLMESLARLLSPLL; encoded by the coding sequence ATGAGGCGAAGCTTACTGGCCGTATTGATCGCGGCTATGGTGTTTATTATTTATTATTTTGGCTTGTTTAATTACATCGGTAAAAATGAAGGAACTGTCATCAGTATTTTCTCCACGCTGACGGTTATTTCCATAAGTCTGATTATTTTTACGGAGAATCGTAATCCTTCCACCACCATGTCATGGATTTTGCTGCTGGCGTTGCTGCCAGTCGTTGGACTTCCTCTTTATTTTTTGTTTGGGCAAAATGTATTCAAGCGCCGTAAGTATGACAAAAAGGCATTGCGTGACCAACAGGCTTATGAGCGTATCGAAAAGGATGCTTTGCGGGTCAAACGAGATTTGACCTGCTTTACAGATGAGCAGCAGCAGTTGATGCGTCTGGCCCGGAGATTGGCCCGCTCCCCGATTTATTTTGCGACAGAAACCCAGATTCTGAATAATGGAGATGAAACCTTCTCCACGCTGCTCGAAGAACTGCGCAAGGCGCAGCATCATATCCATATGGAATATTACATTTTCCGCTCGGATGATATCGGTACCAGCATTCAGAAAATTTTGATCGAGAAGGCCAAAGCGGGTGTTAAGGTTCGGTTTATGTACGATGCAGTCGGTAGTATTCAGTTATCGAAGGCATTTTTGAAGGAAATGAAAGATGCAGGAGTAGAGGTTGTTGCATACGGAGGCGCTCGGATTTTGTTCTTCTCCAGTCGGGTAAACTACCGTAATCACCGTAAAATTGTAGTTATCGACGGTAATATTGGATTAATCGGTGGCCTAAATGTGGGAGATGAGTATCTCAGCCGCAACAAAGCCTACGGCTTTTGGCGTGACACGCATATGATTGTGAAGGGCGAAGCTGTGCGGACGTTGCAACTTATATTTTTACAGGATTGGCTTCATATGACGGGTGAATCGGTACTGGATAGCGAATATCTGTCTCCCGATATTGAACCGATCACGGATGGCGGCGTACAGATTATTGCCAGCGGACCAGACAATGAGCGGAGAGTGCTTAAAAATCTATTCTTCTCCATGATCACATCCGCTCGAAAATCCGTCTGGATTGCCACTCCTTATTTTATCCCGGATGAAGATATCCTGACTGCTTTGCGGATGGCTGCTCTATCCGGGTTGGATGTGCGTATTCTGTTCCCCGCGAAACCGGATAAATGGCTGCCTTTTCTCGCATCCCATTCGTACTTCCAATCGTTGCTAGAGGTGGGAGTCAAGGTATATGAATATGAAAAAGGGTTCCTTCACTCCAAGCTTCTCATTATTGACGGGGAAGTTGCGACTATTGGGACAGCCAATATGGATATGCGCAGCTTCCATTTGAATTTTGAAGTGAACGCTCTGTTGATTCAAACACACAGTGTCCAGCAGATGGTGAACGACTATGAGCGAGATTTGCACAATGCCAGCTTGATCGTACGTGAGGAATTCATGAAAAAGCGTCTGTTCAAACGTTTGATGGAATCGCTCGCTCGGCTGCTTTCACCACTGCTGTAA
- a CDS encoding phospholipase D family protein: MTKQNPLHSAPESQRKFMYKGRALKIAILVLILWLIAVMLYQTHKPLPPFVSYESQEYSTNEVNFWTDLTYPTGDGSTVQHEGQILNRMLGIIDEAQQFIVIDLFLFNDYKHKGQHFPEVSAQMTQHLIAKKKAHPEMPIFFITDEVNTNYNSAPNPLLENMKQVGIQVVQTDVDPLRDSTPIYSAVWRTFFQWFGQQGTGWIPNLMASDGPDVTARSYLKLLNVKANHRKLVANEQTALISTGNVHDASAYHSNVALEVKGPIIGDILQTEQAVLDFSGGGQLPVYTPQAEPLVPSGKDSYRIKYLTEGKVYASVLNGIKQTKQGDSIHMGMFYLADRKILNSLLDASARGVNIQLLLDPNENAFGQEKIGIPNRPVAQELSDKSDGNIQIRWYHTTHEQFHTKLIYIAKVQGEHLIWGGSTNLTPRNLDDLNLENELWVAAPADSKLTRQVAAYFDKLWNNRGAEYSLELAAYEDHSTFWKDIVYRLQDILGFTTF; this comes from the coding sequence ATGACTAAACAAAATCCGCTGCATTCTGCGCCGGAATCCCAAAGAAAATTCATGTACAAGGGCCGTGCTCTTAAAATCGCCATTTTGGTCCTTATCCTGTGGCTGATTGCCGTTATGCTGTATCAAACCCATAAACCATTACCTCCGTTCGTCTCTTATGAGAGTCAGGAGTATTCAACGAACGAGGTAAACTTTTGGACGGATTTGACCTACCCTACTGGGGATGGAAGCACTGTACAACATGAAGGACAAATTTTGAATCGTATGCTCGGAATCATTGATGAAGCCCAGCAATTTATCGTCATTGACCTGTTTCTGTTCAACGATTATAAACATAAAGGGCAGCACTTCCCCGAAGTCAGCGCGCAAATGACCCAGCATCTTATCGCCAAAAAGAAAGCCCATCCTGAGATGCCTATCTTTTTCATTACAGATGAAGTCAATACCAATTATAATTCTGCTCCCAATCCTTTGTTGGAGAATATGAAGCAAGTAGGAATTCAGGTCGTGCAGACCGATGTAGATCCATTGCGGGACTCCACGCCCATCTATTCAGCGGTGTGGCGTACCTTTTTCCAGTGGTTCGGGCAGCAAGGCACAGGCTGGATTCCCAATCTGATGGCCAGTGACGGACCTGACGTTACGGCTCGCTCTTATTTAAAGCTGTTAAACGTCAAGGCCAATCACCGAAAATTGGTTGCCAACGAGCAAACTGCTCTCATTTCTACAGGTAATGTTCACGATGCAAGTGCCTATCATTCCAATGTTGCCCTAGAAGTGAAGGGACCGATCATCGGAGATATTTTACAAACAGAGCAGGCGGTATTGGACTTCTCGGGCGGAGGGCAACTTCCTGTCTACACACCTCAAGCAGAGCCCCTAGTCCCATCAGGTAAGGACAGCTACCGGATCAAATATCTCACGGAAGGCAAAGTGTATGCCTCCGTTCTGAATGGCATTAAGCAGACGAAGCAAGGTGACAGCATTCATATGGGCATGTTTTATTTGGCTGATCGCAAAATATTGAATAGCCTGCTGGATGCCTCGGCACGCGGCGTAAACATCCAATTGCTGCTGGACCCCAATGAAAACGCGTTCGGGCAGGAAAAAATAGGCATACCTAATCGTCCGGTTGCCCAAGAGTTGTCCGATAAATCGGATGGAAACATTCAAATTCGCTGGTATCATACTACCCATGAGCAATTCCATACGAAGCTGATTTATATTGCCAAGGTACAAGGAGAGCATTTGATTTGGGGTGGCTCTACCAATTTGACCCCCCGTAATTTGGATGATTTGAATCTGGAGAATGAACTGTGGGTGGCCGCTCCGGCGGACAGCAAGCTGACCCGACAGGTGGCGGCCTATTTTGATAAGCTGTGGAATAACCGGGGAGCTGAATACAGCCTGGAGCTGGCGGCCTACGAGGATCATTCAACATTTTGGAAAGATATTGTATACCGTCTCCAGGATATTTTGGGCTTTACTACATTTTGA